In Musa acuminata AAA Group cultivar baxijiao chromosome BXJ2-8, Cavendish_Baxijiao_AAA, whole genome shotgun sequence, one genomic interval encodes:
- the LOC135618185 gene encoding uncharacterized protein LOC135618185 has protein sequence MFLPCSLACGCIRYSFDFSFILFHVVIRKCLNMLHKAVQIGGGDFFVRRFQNDGHTIWKLLTSSTFRRKPMLSNEERILLPYRSNSITSEEPMAEVSSQKIQAAVLDMITLICSDKRTSSALQTVLKKVSGIVVGIACSSMAGLKDASLRALSGLACIDSDLTWLLLADVYYSLNRRDVILPPCRDLAGISELLPAASSKKEYLFVNYAGEDLGLDIDPSSVEVVFRKMESEVLL, from the exons ATGTTTCTACCTTGCT CCTTGGCATGTGGCTGCATTAGATACagctttgatttttcttttattctttttcacGTTGTGATCAGAAAATGCTTGAATATGCTGCATAAAGCAGTTCAAATTGGTGGCGGGGACTTTTTTGTTCGCCGGTTTCAGAATGATGGGCATACTATATGGAAGTTGCTTACTTCATCCACATTTCGAAGGAAACCAATGCTATCAAATGAGGAAAGAATTCTTCTCCCTTACCGAAGTAATTCTATAACTTCAGAAGAACCTATGGCTGAAGTCTCCAGCCAAAAAATCCAGGCagcagtattggacatgattaccTTGATATGTTCAGACAAGAGGACTAGTTCAGCATTGCAGACAGTCCTGAAGAAAGTTAGTGGTATTGTCGTAGGTATTGCTTGCAGTAGCATGGCAGGTCTCAAAGATGCATCTCTAAGGGCATTATCAGGACTTGCTTGCATTGATTCAGACCTTACCTGGCTTCTGCTTGCCGACGTCTACTATTCCCTGAATAGAAGGGATGTTATCCTTCCACCATGCCGAGATCTGGCTGGGATTTCTGAGCTGCTTCCTGCCGCATCATCCAAAAAGGAATATTTGTTTGTGAATTATGCAGGAGAAGATTTAGGCCTTGATATAGATCCTTCATCCGTGGAGGTAGTATTTAGAAAGATGGAATCAGAAGTTCTTTTATGA